Genomic window (Rosa chinensis cultivar Old Blush chromosome 6, RchiOBHm-V2, whole genome shotgun sequence):
GTAGCATTATAGTTCATCTGAACTTTTGCCAACAATGTGAACCTTTTGTTTCCTCTGAATGTTTTCTGGTAAGTAATGTTTTTGTGATTAATTGTACTCCTAGAAGTCTACACTCATTATAGTTGTCTTAGGTCTGTAGTTACCATCTGCATTTTGAGTTTGTTATTGCTAATTTGCATGATTAGGACTCATGAATAGATTACAAAGGCTGCAAAATAGTAATCATCACTAGCTACATGATACAGAACACAGAAATCGAGTGACTTCTACTTTGTTTATTTCTTATGGCTAAATTGCTTGCAGGCTGTGCAAATCATACGTACTAAAACTAATTTGGATATGGGAGAGCTACAGCCAAAAAATCTGAAACATAAGTTGGAAGAGGTGTCTCCCCTTTCCCCCCAGTGTTGTATCTACAGGGTTCCAAAGAGACTACGTGATGTGAATGAGAAGGCATACACACCTCAGGTGGTCTCAATAGGCCCGCTTCACCATGGTAGAGAAGGCCTAGAAGCCATGGAAGATCACAAAATACGGTATGTGAAGGACTTTCTggatgttgagaatatatacatcccacatgggaaaaatgggaccttgcctatgggtttataagggtttgggccactccatccattgccaattggttttggatgtgaaccccagattactttatcatggtatcagagcgggttacccacgtgtgcatgcctaacggccacacgggctccacgtcacccaaaaagtTAGCCACGTGTATGgcccaattggttttggatgtgaacctcagattactttatcactgGAAAGGACCAAGGTAAGCATGGAGGAATGTTTGAAAACCTTGAAAAAGTGGGAAACAAAAATCCGGTTCTTGTAGATTCCATTTTCACCTTTGAGCTCCTGCTGAGGTTTTCTTACCCAACACTGCAAGAGGAAAAGGTTGACCGTTTATTCGGAAAACCATGGATGCTAAGGGACATAACATATGACATGTTATTGCTTGAAAATCAGATCCCATTCTTCATTCTTGAGTATCTTTATTCCTTAGCCCTTGCCAGTAATACCATTCCTCTGCAACATAATATGGTGCTTTCTATGTCTGAGCTTACCCACCGGTTCTTGCAGAATAGGGTATACATAAGGCCATTTGAAGAAATGaaggagaaaatcaagcatgaaGGAACAAAacattttgttgattttgtccTCACATGTCATCGACCTTTAGAGCTTCCCCAGAAGAAGAGACTCAAGACTTTAACCATACCAAGTGCAACAGAATTGTACCAGTCCGGAGTTAAATTTGAGAATGTCACTGACAAAAACATATTTGACATAAAATTTGAGAATGGGGTCCTGAAAATTCCACACTTGAGAATCCGAGGGTCAACAGAAATTTTCTTTCGGGAATCTCATTGCCTACGAGCAGTGTGAGCTCCATGATCACTACTTCAATGATTATGTGTTCATCATTGACCGTCTGGTTGACAGTTCCAAGGATGTGGACTTGCTTGTTAAGAGTGGAATCCTTGAATCTAAGCTACCGGATAGTGAAGCAGCGGCAAGTTATATCAACTCCCTTGACTTGGGGCCTATTCTGTTCAGTAGAAACTTCTATTTTACTGATCTCTGTGAGGATCTGAATGCATACTATAGAGTCCCCTGGCACAAGTGGAAGGCAAGCTTGAAACAGGACTATTTTAGTACTCCATGGGCAGGACTGTCTATTGTTGTAGCGGCTATTCTCGTTGTGCTCACTTTTATTCAAACAGTGTGCTCTATAATGTCTTTGTAGATTGTATTTTTGATTAAGATTGATGTTTATGCACTTCAGATTTGTTGTCCATCTACTGATGTAAGATAACCAAGAGTGATTGCTTTGTTTGTGTGCTCTTTTAATCGTGTTTGCCACTTTGCCTTTCTCAGCCGTCTCATTTCCCTTCATGAAATATAAACTTTATAGATGTAATATATTATTATGTTTACTATGCCTGTCACATAGTTATTCTCAGATGTAAATAATAGACCTGCCCCGACATAATACTATTGATACCAGTTGAGGTGTTGTCACTTGGGGCACATCTTCTATTATTGATgccaaaagaaaatgaatatcAATTTGATGTTTGTGGATGATATTTGCTCTTATTTGTCTAAAGAAGATAAAAAGACTGATTCTCTGTTTCTTAATTATGGGTGGGCTGATTGCTCATTCAAATGTCTGTCTTTTTCATGCGTCTCGATCATTTCCCGTAATAATCTTTGCTTTTACTCTTAATGTGATAGCTAATCATCTCTATGCAGTATCTCAGTGATGTATTAAAAAATATTGCTGTTAATTTATCAAAATGTGGGAATTATTTTTGGTGTCTCAGAACGTTTTTCATGCTGATGATACTGAAAAGTGGGGGAGCTAGGAATATACTTCAAAACCAAACAGAAACAGTTCAATTTCAAAATTCACAGGGATCAGTGGGTACCAACCATGATTATGCTAATCAGTGTCATAGAATTAACAAATATCATACTGCAAACTAGTGATTAATATTTTGCAGGTAACCAGGTGTTGGAAGTATCTCACTGGTACAAAGGTTTTCAGGAAATGAAGAGCTAGTATAGACTTTTAAGCTATGAGACACTGAAAATGCCTCTGTTGATAATGAGTGTTTTGGCTTATAGTTGATGTAGGGTCTTCCACAATAATAATTTCACACGCAAACAAACTATCTTTACCAAAAGCGGAAAACAGAGGAACAAGTTTGTTTGTTCAGTTTCTTCTTTctaaaggaaaagaaggaaacaCTTGACTTGCTGACTTGCTGCTGATGATGCAATGGCATTTCTATATATAAACCTCCTTTCTGATAGTTTTAGAGGCAGAAAAATCTGGTATTCACGGTTCACTGGCTCTCTAAACTCTTAGAAAGACGGAACAGATTAGTAGGTACTTCCTTAATTTGCTGTTTATACTTTTGCAATTACTTTGACATATTCTTCTTTACTAGAGGGTGCATTATAAGAGGTTTTAAAATTAATTGGAGGTGATCAATTGCGCTAGCTGTTAGTTCTGTTTCGGCGATTTACAGCGTATGAATATACTAGTAAGACTACAAATGCTAAGCTGCGTTACATTTGCGCTTATATGACCATGACATGAAATAACCGAGCCACATAGCACAACTTCAATCGTGGACCACAGATATAAAAAGTAATAACCAACGTCTTTGCCGTCGCGGTCACCAAAGTCTTCGTCCCCACAGTCTTTATTATAATAGCGGGACTTAATATTATTATTGACCCCAATAACtcctaataatatgattattgcccccaatagaaacATTACTACAccctaataatatgattattgcccccccagtagaaacattattggccctaataatataattattgcccctaataatatgattattgcccccagtagaaacattattgcctctcaataatgTTATTATTGCCAAGTCAATTTTGAAAAGTTTGCTGGGCAAGTCAAAAAATTACCAAACAAGCATATGACAAGTATACAACAATACAACACAtatacaacaatatattagtCGATCTAATGCCAACTCATTAAAAAATTCATCAaaacaaataatgaaaaaaaataaaatttgatctGGGCAACCAGCTCCTCTTTCTGGTTGCAAATCCGGAACCTGGCACGACAACCTACCTCTATTTGTCGGGATTCGGCCCACGGCGGGAAGCGTGCACGTTATCATCATCATATTATTCCAGGTCCCTGATTTcaggtcatcatcatcatattgcTTAGGTCCAAGATGAGATCCTCTCTACGCTTCCTGACTTATCTCCTTCGCATTCGTCGAACTGGACATTGATGTGCGGCTGCTTGATTTCAAAATTGAAGCCATGGCTCCGAATCTCGGCGTTGTCATCGTCGATGTGGCCGAACGGAACTAGACCAAGCAAGAAAAGCAACAAGCATCGGAAAAACGCTTGCCGCCAACCTGCCCTGGCTTTCCCTCGATTCAGACAAACCGAACCCGAATTTCCAACCCAAACTCGTTGTTCTCCCTCACATTCTTTGGACGACTGGAAATTTTCGATCTGCAGACatggagggggagagagagagagagagagagagagagagagagagagagagagagagagagagagagagagagagagagagagagagagagagagagagagagagagagagagagagatatgagtttaatttattaattaaaatgagggcaatactgtcaatagatattaaattggataaatgagagtaaaaaactcttagtggagtaagtgggcaattctTACtcaaaaattgtgtaaatggtcattattAAGTTATAAGATaatatttcacccaaaaaaagtTATAAGATAATTCCTTTCATGATTCTGGATCTTTTCCCATTGGAATTCATCATCCGAAGGTCTTGctttaattcaaaacataaaagatgACTGAAAACACTTGTATTTTTAATCTATACTATATTTGGAAGAAGAAAGTTTTGTCAACcataattgaaaattttgacataAATACTtcataaatattaaaaaaacatagaaaatttgTTTAATATGAGGGGTAATAAtgtcaaataaaaaataacatgTATGAAGGCTAGTTATATTTAAGAGGAGATGTTGTCCGCCGTAACTGATTTTTTTACCTTTCAACCCTCAAAATTTAATGGTTAGGAACAAAAGTATTAAAacaaagggctaaatacaaattactaccttgtagtttgggtccaaaatcaattcagtccctgagcttctaatttcatcaaaaacacccttgaactttcaattttgatataataggtccaatttgttagtttttcaacaattgagttatttaacttgttaacgtggctcatatatagcctatgttttatgatgtggtgttgaggtggcctgcatagtcaatttaagactgagtcctactattaaaaataaatagttttttcaacaaataattcaactataacttgaatccataatagaatattgacgaattggacctattagatcaaaattgaaagtgcaggggtgtttttgatgaaattagaagtctagggagtgaattgattttgaacctaaaccacagggtattaaccagtatttagccctaaaacaAAGTAAGCCTAACCACCCACAACTCCCACACCCAGCGgtgtaatttttattatttgcgTGCCACCACTTAGCATTTTAAAAAGATAGAGTAAGAACTGAATATCAGCCAACATATAGTATTTCCGCTTGATATCTCCAAAATTAAAAATCGAAAATCCCAATAACAGTTAAATCTTactcttgttctttttttttttttggtaattaaaTCTTACTCTTGTTAGTCAGTTGCTATCCTGCCTGTATTTTCATGCTATAGGTGACACATAAATGCAAAACATGAGTAGTTTTTAAATGTTTACCAGGACAACCAATCTGCGGTAGTTTAGTTGTAATACGACACTTACATCATCAGCGATTGCAGGGTTGAATTAAGGACCACGGGGCCAGAGCATGCACGTATTCATGAATTTGATGGGGACGTGAAAAGTTATGACAATGCATGTGCAAAATGTTTCTATGTCGATCTGTCATATAGTTCAACTACGTACAATCAAGTAATGAACAACTCAATCAatgacaaaaataaattttgtAATCATAATCTTACTAATTAGATGATAACATGCATGTCCGAGATTTGCATCCCTCCTTTGTTTGCGGGTTTCTTCCCATTCCTCTTGCCATTCTCATGTTCTTTTTGCATCCAAGAAGGTAAGCTGTAGCTTTCTTTTTCTGCTGATGAGTCTAGTTACCCCATCTAGGGACTAAAACAGGCTTTTTTGGCTCTGGATTATCCTCATTCACAATTTACTGTTTCTCCTGACTCCTGAGTAAACGCGTCCTCCACATCATCTTCTGCAAAGGCTTGACAAATCACCTCATCTTTTTATAATAAACGCATGGTTCATAAACTAAAagtttgataaagtaatctggagatcacatccaaaaccaattggcaatggatggagtggcccaaacccttataaacccataggcaaggtcccatttttcccatgtgagatgtatatattctcaacaggcccccgcacgtgtggcgaattttcaagccatacttGTGTTTAACTCGTGCTGTTGGATTCTGGCACATGAAATAACATATAGCCACATAGCCCAACTACAATCTTTGGGTATGGACTACCTGTTTTTATCAATGAAGTTTATTCTTTCActgccaaaaaaaataaaaaagtcttCTGTGAGCCCTCgaaaatttttgtttaattttttaaggTAATTTCTCGCTAATAAGATTTTTCGCAAGGTAATTTCAGTGAAGAAATCGATTTCGGAGATTGTTTTGgtgtcgagaccacctattgggcctcatgatttaagtttgggctgagattctttcatttgggcctagaaggttaccGAAGTTTAGCGAGGCGACCgtttgttaaatttttgaagatgataaattgagttgtaacaaagttttggaatttttttttatttttacgaaattgagttttgggcctaggacgaCGTCAAGGATTTAAAAAGGTATTGCCGATGAAAAGCAACCAAAAGTTACAAGTCGAAACCTGGAAGTAATCAGCTAGGAGATTTGCGTGATTTGTCGCAAGGGCAAAATTGACTTTTCTGATACATTAGTATAAATAAGGAGGCTTTGGGTTAGAAGACCAGAAACCCGTAcacccctctttttctcttgGCCGCACGCACTCCTCTCTCTCCCTATCTCACCTTCGTCTTCTACCACCACCAGAGAAcaccgtctccggccaccacctcaTGTCATCTCCACAACCAATTGATCCAGCACCCAAAACCAACCAAACCCGAGTCTTACCATCGACATGCACCGCCTACAGCCACCGCACGCGACAACCACAGTCGGGACACCATTAGTCCAGCCACCCCACGACGGCGCATGACACTATTCTCTTTGTCTCGTTTTTGCCTACCTCCTTGTGGCCTCTGATCATCCATGCGTCGTTCGTAGACGGAGAATTGACGATAGGAAGCTTTGTGTCTCCTCCGGCGAGTTCTGCAATTTCCGGCAACTCCGGCCACGGATTGGACTGTATGCAGTATGGAACTTCCTCCTCGCGTCGTGCTCTACATTCTAGTATAAATTAGATTTTCGATTTGATCAAGTTTTGACAATTTCGTTTCTGGGTTCATCTCGGTACCGTCGCTGTCACCGACGCCGGTGACTTTTCCGACACGTCCGGCCTTGGCTTCTGGTTCGATTGCATCTACTGAAGCACGAGGACTCCTACCGGAGTTAATTCTTGGAAATTTGGGGTGGAGTTGTGCTTTATCAGTGTCGAGCTTCATCGAGTTTTCGGAAAACATTTGACTCCGAGATCGAAATAAGGTGAGTTGAGTTATCTTCGGCTTTGGTGATTTCTGATTGTTGTTACGATGTTGATGGGCTgttaattttgagttcttttggtCGATGTTCTTGAATCCCGGACTTGGAGGATGGGAATTGAAATGAAAGGGGAGCTTCTGGTCCTGGTTTCGATTTCAGTTTTGAGGAAATGGCGAAGAACAGAGGATTGCAAGGAGTATCATGTTATGGAGATTTTGGTCTCGGCAGAGCAGATATGGGTAAGAAATCCCAGCCCTTAAAACTTATGATTTCTGTGTTGATGGGATATTGAAATTGATTAGTTGAGCATGTTGTCTTGAGGTGGAGATGAAATCCCAGGTCAAGGAAGGTTAGCCAAGGCTACCAAAGGAAGGAGCTGGAGAGGTTATAAGAAAGGTAATGGCatgatgaatgaaatgagttACTATATACTGTGGTTGTATTGTATCTCCCAAGATCAAAAGAAGTGAGTGGAAATGGATAGTTGCTTACCTTTATAGTGCTCAGTTAAATGTGAATGAGTTGGTGCAAATGAAATGATGTATGTGTGAATGGTTAATGCTTCATTGAATGATCAACTAGGTTGGCAACTTGGCTAGATTGCGGACAAGTATGAATTAACTCAACATAAAGAGAGATTTGGTTTGGGGATATTAACATGGTAAATGTGTAATCGATTTGGGGTTGTCACGTTGCAAGGTGAATTCTTTTAAAGAAGTTAGtgataaggaaaaacaaggaaatTGAGTAATACCTAATGTCAAGTGGAAATTAGAAGTAACAATATATTGTGGACCTTGTGTGATTAGGATAAGTTTGGATATTCAATTTTGATAAATGAAACAATTGTGATTTAAGTGTCTTTTTAGTTACCTTATCCAGGAATGACCCAAGAAGTGAAATCATTCAGGAATGGTAATTGTTACATATCTTTttgctcaaggtttaaagattAAGTGAAAAGGGTCAAATCGGTTAACCCGAATTATATTATGGAAAGAAGCATAATCACCATATCCCAAATGGTTCAAATGCAATACCATTcggattatttgggaatggatagTAGATTTTTATATTAAAGGATAATTCAATGGACTTTAAGGAAATTAAGTGAATGCCTTGGTGCTCGATTGATTAAGTTAATAACGTCAAGTtacttattggtttaattttattataaaggactcgagcgtgtaCACATGTAATTGGAAGAAGTATCGAGGGTCGGAAGCGAAGCTAAGTTTGGgcgagcactccaattccaggtagggtcagctgtcccttccttgttagaggcttttctatgTGTGGAATGCACTAGTAAAATAGTATGTTGCCTGTAaatacgtttttggttgttcattagtcgatgcctcgtgatacctgTGTTTTCATCACTGATACTTGTTGATTACGAAAATCGAGGCTAGACTtgtatgttgagatactgtaccccattgtatgtttgtacttctGACCTGagagtgaatgggacctagatgcGTAGATttctagggatcccacggtgtcgataaccttgaacctccggagggggccgtgctcctatgtttgtcgaggaagagtgagtacagacagtgaaccagtcataggagactcagggccaggaaatggacactttcgctacttgtagtcataaagactacagagtagttggccggttctcgaaggatgacgaaccaggtcggtcaccgatttgttttattttaaccggcagtgtgcaggtttcgagtatGTGGTCGGGGAGCATACAGAGGAGGCACATGGCTCGGCTTGGCGCATTTCTCTTTGACTTCATCAAGAAATGGTTTTGGTCCTTTACAGAATTTTGAAATAACatgtttatttactttttatttatttcctactcgtttaccaaaatttcgggagacccgcaaccctggggcgcgtctctcatacttgtatttacttagGGATTTGTCATTTTCCGAATTGGGCTCCAattgcaagcccaaaactcttagcccatttcaaattccgctttcgaaaatatgttgttcggttgctagaatgttttgtgacttttgtccaagaaagtgttttgtaaaccaacaacttGAAcctaaaaggccttgcgatttcgggttgatgagttatcgggatgtcgttagtgacatgtcggtttctcattgacTCGGGGTCGCGGCACTGTGGGACCCCTACCTCGGGTCACCCCATCTTCATCGTTGTCACATTCACCAAAGTCTTCGTCGTTGTAATAAAGGCTTGACGAATCAGCCTCATATGTCGGTAAGACATAAATGCACTTACATGAGCGATTGCAGGTTGAATTAAGAACCAGGGGCCATGCGCAAGCTGTGTTCATAAGCTTGACAGGGAAGTGAAAGGTTACGGCAATACATGTGCAAAACGTTTCTGCGTTGGTCTGTCATATAGTTCAAGAATGTACAATCAAGTAATGAACAACTTAATCAATGACAAAAACAAATTTTGTAATCATTATCTTACCAATTAGATGATAACATGCATGTCCAAGATTTGCATCCCTCCTTTGTTTGCGGGTTTCTTCCCACTTCCTCTTGCCACTCATGTTCTTTCTGCATGCAAGAAGGTAAGCTGTAGCTTTTTTTTTCCATAGAGACGGGAACTTTACAATCTTCTActacttgtgcatattcatcctctccaaataGAATTCAGTATGGATCACTTAGCTTCATtgtcggtaattgaaaataatccacaactttgtttgctacaaagttctctcgtaaaccactgtcaattattaccgagcataccttgtctttgaagatacatgtagttcggaagtcgtcgtaatctggcgttgtgaatatccaactttccatttttctttttgctacaaagttctctcaATTATTAgaatccagtatggatcactcaCCATACCAAGTGCAACAGAATTATACCAGTCCGGAGTTAAATTTGAGAATGTCAATGACAAAAACATATTTGACATAAAATTTGAGAATGGGGTCCTGAAAATTCCATACTTGAGAATCCGAGGGTCAACAGAAATTTTCTTTCGGAATCTCATTGCCTACGAGCAGTGTGAGTTCCATGATCACTACATCAACGATTATGTGTTCATCATTGACCGCCTGGTTG
Coding sequences:
- the LOC112171690 gene encoding UPF0481 protein At3g47200, giving the protein MGELQPKNLKHKLEEVSPLSPQCCIYRVPKRLRDVNEKAYTPQVVSIGPLHHGREGLEAMEDHKIRYVKDFLDDQGKHGGMFENLEKVGNKNPVLVDSIFTFELLLRFSYPTLQEEKVDRLFGKPWMLRDITYDMLLLENQIPFFILEYLYSLALASNTIPLQHNMVLSMSELTHRFLQNRVYIRPFEEMKEKIKHEGTKHFVDFVLTCHRPLELPQKKRLKTLTIPSATELYQSGVKFENVTDKNIFDIKFENGKFSFGNLIAYEQCELHDHYFNDYVFIIDRLVDSSKDVDLLVKSGILESKLPDSEAAASYINSLDLGPILFSRNFYFTDLCEDLNAYYRVPWHKWKASLKQDYFSTPWAGLSIVVAAILVVLTFIQTVCSIMSL